A region of Vigna radiata var. radiata cultivar VC1973A unplaced genomic scaffold, Vradiata_ver6 scaffold_48, whole genome shotgun sequence DNA encodes the following proteins:
- the LOC106752863 gene encoding berberine bridge enzyme-like 13: MKHLSSYFTFATAIALLFSFEPPSLDTPEKFIQCFYNYPNITNSNSNVLYTQTNSSYSSVLNATIQNLRFLNIISKPQVIVTPEDVSHIQATIMCSQRHGLQIRIRSGGHDYEGLSYVAEVPFVIIDLINLREVTVDAENQTAWVQTGAQLGELYYRIYEKSKTLAFPAGVCYSVGTGGHISGGGYGFLMRKYGLAVDNIVDAQIVDVNGNVLDRQAMGEDLFWAIRGGGGASFGVIVAWKIKLVPVPSIVTVFNVARTLEENATEIFQKWQVVASKLDERVYIRVDMKMVHSRKYGKKTIQFNFISMFLGGVEEFVPLMQKSLPELGLGRKDCTETSWIGSAVFLNSPWFGNASLEAPEVLLNRTQIYSGYFKGKSDYVRQPISIDGLRGLWRFLYDREIEYGQLQFAPYGGRMYEISESELPFAHRSGYIFHIHYVTIWQTAGDEAAQRHMNWIRKLYKYMEPYVSNSPRAAYVNYRDLDVGVNNNGYTSYDQASIWGLKYFGNNFRRLATVKTKVDPYNFFRNEQSIPTLLDEEI; the protein is encoded by the coding sequence ATGAAGCATCTGAGCTCCTATTTCACCTTCGCTACTGCCAttgctcttttattttcatttgaacctCCTTCACTTGATACTCCAGAAAAGTTTATTCAATGTTTTTACAACTATCCCAATATCACCAACTCAAACTCCAATGTTCTTTACACCCAAACAAACTCTTCATACTCCTCTGTCCTAAATGCTACCATTCAAAATCTTAGGTTCTTAAACATAATCTCAAAACCTCAAGTCATTGTTACACCAGAGGACGTTTCCCATATTCAAGCCACCATAATGTGCTCCCAACGTCATGGCCTGCAAATTCGAATCCGAAGTGGAGGTCATGATTACGAGGGTCTCTCGTACGTTGCCGAGGTTCCCTTTGTCATCATTGACCTCATAAACCTTCGAGAAGTCACAGTTGACGCAGAAAATCAAACTGCATGGGTTCAAACTGGAGCACAACTTGGAGAACTCTACTACAGGATTTACGAGAAAAGCAAAACACTTGCATTCCCAGCTGGTGTGTGCTATAGTGTGGGCACTGGTGGCCACATCAGTGGAGGTGGCTATGGATTCTTGATGCGTAAGTATGGTCTTGCCGTAGATAATATCGTAGATGCTCAAATAGTAGATGTGAATGGTAATGTACTTGACAGACAAGCCATGGGTGAGGATTTGTTTTGGGCAATCAGAGGAGGTGGTGGAGCAAGCTTTGGAGTCATTGTGGCTTGGAAGATAAAACTAGTTCCAGTTCCATCAATTGTGACAGTATTCAATGTTGCAAGAACATTGGAAGAGAATGCAACGGAGATCTTTCAAAAGTGGCAGGTTGTGGCGAGTAAATTGGACGAACGTGTATACATTAGGGTGGACATGAAAATGGTTCACTCACGTAAATATGGAAAGAAGACAATACAATTCAATTTTATCTCCATGTTTCTAGGAGGTGTAGAAGAATTTGTTCCACTGATGCAAAAGAGCTTACCCGAGTTGGGTTTGGGCAGAAAAGATTGTACTGAGACTAGTTGGATTGGCTCAGCTGTCTTCTTGAATTCTCCGTGGTTTGGAAATGCAAGCCTCGAAGCCCCAGAAGTTTTGCTGAATAGAACTCAAATTTATTCAGGTTATTTCAAAGGAAAATCTGATTATGTGAGGCAACCTATTTCAATTGATGGATTACGAGGGTTATGGCGCTTTCTTTATGACCGTGAGATTGAATATGGTCAGCTTCAATTCGCTCCTTATGGAGGCAGAATGTATGAGATTTCCGAATCTGAACTTCCATTCGCACACAGATCTGGATACATATTTCATATTCACTATGTGACCATTTGGCAAACTGCAGGGGACGAGGCTGCACAAAGGCACATGAATTGGATTAGAAAACTGTATAAATATATGGAACCTTATGTTTCAAACTCTCCAAGAGCTGCATATGTGAATTATAGAGACCTTGACGTTGGGGTTAATAACAATGGTTATACAAGCTACGACCAAGCCAGCATTTGGGGTCTCAAGTATTTCGGTAACAATTTCAGGAGATTGGCTACGGTGAAGACAAAGGTTGATCCTTACAACTTTTTCAGAAACGAACAAAGTATTCCTACGCTGTTGGatgaagaaatttaa